From Micromonospora rhizosphaerae, the proteins below share one genomic window:
- a CDS encoding ZIP family metal transporter → MPGWLQAGGWGLLAGSALLVGAALGWFAKVSRRVIASIMAFGAGVLLSAVSFDLIAEAHERGGLTATTIGAAGGALAYTGANVLLARGGARHRKRSGDQQPCEQEQPGSGSAIAVGALLDGVPESVVIGASLLAGGPVSLVTVVAVFLSNVPEGLSSAAGMRRAGRSRRYVFLLWTAIALVSGLAALLGYTLLGGTSPAVLATITALAAGAILAMIADTMVPEAFEDAHLLVGLITVLGFLTAFALSHA, encoded by the coding sequence ATGCCGGGCTGGTTGCAGGCGGGCGGCTGGGGACTGCTGGCCGGATCCGCCCTGTTGGTCGGGGCGGCGCTCGGCTGGTTCGCCAAGGTGTCACGGCGGGTCATCGCGTCGATCATGGCGTTCGGGGCGGGCGTGCTGCTCTCCGCGGTCTCCTTCGACCTGATCGCCGAGGCGCACGAGCGGGGCGGGCTGACGGCGACCACGATCGGGGCCGCCGGCGGCGCGTTGGCGTACACCGGGGCGAACGTGCTGCTGGCCCGAGGCGGCGCTCGGCACCGCAAGCGCTCCGGCGACCAGCAGCCCTGCGAGCAGGAACAGCCCGGCTCCGGTTCGGCCATCGCCGTCGGCGCGCTGCTGGACGGCGTACCGGAATCGGTGGTGATCGGCGCGAGCCTGCTTGCCGGCGGTCCGGTCAGCCTGGTCACCGTGGTCGCGGTCTTCCTCAGCAACGTTCCGGAGGGGCTGTCCAGCGCGGCCGGCATGCGCCGGGCCGGCCGGTCGAGGCGGTACGTCTTCCTGCTCTGGACGGCGATCGCGCTGGTCAGCGGGCTCGCGGCGCTGCTCGGCTACACACTGCTCGGCGGCACGTCACCGGCGGTGCTGGCCACGATCACCGCGCTGGCCGCCGGTGCCATCCTGGCCATGATCGCCGACACCATGGTCCCCGAGGCGTTCGAGGACGCCCACCTCCTGGTCGGGCTGATCACCGTGCTGGGGTTCCTCACCGCCTTCGCCCTCTCGCACGCCTGA
- a CDS encoding MFS transporter translates to MVTAAGTSVEAPVSAWSPLRTAVYRNLWLALLAANIGTWMQTVGAQWLLVHQPNASTLVSLVQTASLLPMLLLALPAGALADTFDRRHLLISVQLFMVAVAGALTVLTATGRMPPALLLTLTFAFGVGQALTLPAWAAVIPELVPRDQLRAASALGSISVNVARAVGPAAAGVLIAKAGAAPVFALNAAAYLIFALALFRWRPGNARAVEVPERFTAALRAGGRYVRHSPVVRRLLRRALVFVIPASALWALLPLIASRRLGMDSSGYGLLLAALGVGAILGGLLMPWIRTRITANQFLLVAGAFYGAALIVVATVRVVPVVLVALLPAGLAWVTVLANVNAEIQLFLPGWVRARGLAVYQVVQGGGQAVGAFAWGVLSDTAGLVTAFYVAAALMLVGAVTSQIWPLPDLRGVSKDPTAYLPRLELALEPDPRVGPVLVEVTYTVRQEREQEFLKAMDLVRGFRQRTGAMRWGLFREGETTNRFAEVYMVPSWDEHLRQHGGRLTGADQEAEERAKELAEGEPEVRHLLPAAASANTAPDRTT, encoded by the coding sequence GTGGTAACGGCGGCGGGCACCTCCGTCGAGGCACCGGTCTCGGCCTGGTCGCCGCTGCGCACCGCGGTCTATCGCAACCTGTGGCTGGCGCTGCTCGCCGCGAACATCGGCACCTGGATGCAGACGGTCGGCGCGCAGTGGCTGCTGGTCCACCAGCCGAACGCCTCGACGCTGGTGTCGCTGGTGCAGACGGCGAGCCTGCTGCCGATGCTGCTGCTGGCCCTGCCGGCGGGCGCGCTCGCGGACACCTTCGACCGCCGGCACCTGCTGATCTCGGTGCAGCTGTTCATGGTCGCGGTGGCCGGGGCGTTGACCGTGCTCACCGCGACCGGGCGGATGCCGCCGGCGCTGCTGCTCACCCTCACCTTCGCCTTCGGGGTCGGGCAGGCGCTCACCCTGCCGGCCTGGGCGGCGGTCATTCCCGAGCTGGTACCGCGCGATCAGCTGCGGGCGGCGTCCGCGCTCGGCTCGATCAGCGTCAACGTGGCCCGGGCCGTCGGCCCGGCCGCCGCCGGCGTGCTGATCGCCAAGGCGGGCGCCGCTCCGGTCTTCGCCCTCAACGCCGCGGCGTATCTGATCTTCGCCCTCGCGCTGTTCCGGTGGCGGCCCGGCAACGCTCGCGCCGTCGAGGTGCCCGAGCGGTTCACCGCCGCGCTGCGCGCCGGCGGTCGGTACGTGCGGCACTCTCCGGTCGTGCGCCGGCTGCTGCGCCGGGCGCTGGTCTTCGTGATACCGGCCAGCGCCCTGTGGGCGCTGCTGCCGCTGATCGCCAGCCGTCGCCTCGGCATGGACTCCAGCGGGTACGGCCTGCTGTTGGCCGCCCTCGGCGTGGGTGCCATCCTGGGCGGCCTGCTGATGCCGTGGATCCGCACCCGGATAACGGCCAACCAGTTCCTGCTGGTGGCCGGGGCGTTCTACGGCGCGGCGCTGATCGTGGTGGCGACGGTGCGCGTCGTCCCGGTGGTGCTGGTCGCCCTGCTCCCGGCCGGGCTGGCCTGGGTCACCGTGCTCGCCAACGTCAACGCCGAGATCCAGCTCTTCCTGCCTGGCTGGGTACGGGCCCGCGGGCTGGCCGTCTACCAGGTGGTCCAGGGGGGCGGGCAGGCCGTGGGCGCGTTCGCCTGGGGCGTTTTGTCCGACACCGCCGGGCTGGTCACCGCGTTTTACGTGGCGGCCGCGCTGATGCTGGTCGGCGCGGTGACGTCCCAGATCTGGCCGCTGCCCGACCTGCGCGGGGTGAGCAAGGACCCGACCGCCTACCTGCCCCGACTGGAACTGGCGCTCGAACCGGATCCCCGGGTGGGTCCGGTGCTGGTGGAGGTGACCTACACCGTGCGGCAGGAGCGGGAGCAGGAGTTCCTGAAGGCGATGGACCTGGTCCGGGGCTTCCGACAGCGTACCGGGGCGATGCGCTGGGGGCTGTTCCGCGAGGGCGAGACCACGAACCGGTTCGCCGAGGTCTACATGGTGCCGTCCTGGGACGAACACCTGCGCCAGCACGGCGGCCGGCTGACGGGAGCGGATCAGGAGGCGGAGGAGCGGGCCAAGGAACTCGCCGAGGGCGAACCGGAGGTGCGGCACCTGCTGCCCGCCGCCGCCAGCGCCAACACGGCTCCCGACCGGACCACCTGA
- a CDS encoding NADP-dependent oxidoreductase — protein MQAITVRDQEAGLAGLTLTEVPYPHLAENEVMVRVHAAGFTPGELTWPGTWTDRAGRDRTPSVPGHEVSGVVTELGYGTTGLSVGQRVFGLTDWTRNGSLAEYVAVEARNLAPLPADVDHAVATATVISGLTAWQALFVHARIEAGQTVLIHGAAGGVGSIAVQLAREVGARVIGTGRARDRDTALKLGVDAFVDLQNDTLEDVGQVDVVFDVIGGDIRDRSTALVRPGGTLVTIASPPEIQPQNGRAIFFVVEADRSQLTELATRLRDGRLTPNVGATRPLSEAVAAFGPDAPRVPGKTIIRVTNDD, from the coding sequence GTGCAAGCGATCACTGTGCGGGACCAAGAGGCCGGATTGGCCGGGCTGACCCTGACCGAGGTGCCGTACCCGCACCTGGCGGAGAACGAAGTCATGGTGCGCGTGCACGCGGCAGGGTTCACTCCCGGGGAGTTGACCTGGCCGGGGACGTGGACCGACCGTGCCGGGCGGGACCGCACCCCGTCCGTTCCCGGACACGAGGTGTCCGGTGTCGTGACCGAGCTGGGCTACGGCACCACTGGGCTGAGCGTGGGGCAGCGTGTGTTCGGTCTGACCGACTGGACGCGCAACGGCTCTCTGGCCGAGTACGTGGCCGTCGAGGCCCGCAACCTCGCCCCGCTGCCCGCGGACGTGGACCACGCCGTGGCCACGGCCACGGTGATCTCCGGACTCACCGCCTGGCAGGCCCTCTTCGTCCACGCCCGCATCGAAGCGGGTCAGACTGTCCTGATCCACGGCGCCGCGGGTGGTGTCGGCTCGATCGCAGTCCAGCTCGCCCGCGAGGTCGGAGCACGAGTGATCGGCACCGGCCGCGCACGAGACCGAGACACCGCGCTGAAGCTTGGTGTCGACGCGTTCGTAGACCTCCAGAACGACACTCTTGAGGACGTCGGACAGGTCGATGTGGTCTTCGACGTGATCGGCGGAGACATCCGCGACCGCTCCACCGCACTCGTGCGTCCCGGCGGCACGCTCGTCACCATCGCTAGCCCGCCGGAGATCCAGCCGCAGAACGGTCGCGCGATCTTCTTCGTCGTCGAAGCCGACCGCTCCCAGCTCACCGAACTGGCCACGCGACTGCGCGACGGACGGCTCACCCCGAACGTCGGAGCCACCCGGCCCCTGTCGGAGGCAGTGGCCGCATTCGGGCCCGACGCCCCCCGAGTGCCCGGGAAGACCATCATCCGCGTCACGAACGACGATTAA
- a CDS encoding Rieske 2Fe-2S domain-containing protein yields MRALLTKLEQASALDRVGDRLQRVVQGILRPQRVRDLLHGVWLGHPLHPALVQVPVGAWMSAAMVDLMLPDQRRAATTLVGIGTASAVPAAVAGLNDWAALSRDQRRVGLVHATTNGVGVALYVGSLAARLSGQHRLGRTLGYLGLTAASTGAYLGGHLAYKQGAQVSQSNSELHRMAGGWHALADMAALPQRELVTRQVKDDVSVILYRHGDDVTVMLERCPHQSGPLGQGDVQEIDGHACVVCPWHGSTFRLNGGEVVHGPSANDQQVLPTRVIDGVLQTRLP; encoded by the coding sequence GTGCGAGCACTCTTGACGAAACTCGAACAGGCCTCGGCGCTGGACCGGGTGGGCGACCGGCTGCAGCGCGTCGTGCAGGGCATTCTGCGTCCGCAACGGGTTAGGGACCTGCTGCACGGCGTCTGGTTGGGACACCCGCTGCACCCGGCGCTGGTGCAGGTGCCGGTGGGCGCCTGGATGTCTGCCGCCATGGTCGACCTGATGCTCCCCGATCAGCGCCGGGCGGCCACCACCCTGGTCGGGATCGGTACGGCCAGCGCGGTGCCGGCGGCCGTGGCCGGGCTGAATGACTGGGCCGCGCTCTCCCGCGACCAGCGCCGGGTCGGCCTGGTGCACGCCACTACCAACGGCGTCGGGGTGGCCCTCTACGTCGGCTCGCTGGCCGCGCGGCTGAGCGGGCAGCACCGGCTGGGCCGGACGCTGGGCTACCTGGGGCTGACCGCCGCGAGCACCGGGGCCTACCTGGGCGGCCACCTGGCGTACAAGCAGGGGGCGCAGGTCAGCCAGAGCAACTCCGAGCTGCACCGGATGGCCGGCGGCTGGCACGCGTTGGCCGACATGGCCGCCCTGCCGCAGCGGGAGCTGGTCACCCGCCAGGTGAAGGACGACGTCTCGGTGATCCTCTACCGGCACGGTGACGACGTCACCGTGATGCTGGAGCGCTGCCCGCACCAGAGCGGCCCGCTCGGCCAGGGCGACGTGCAGGAGATCGACGGCCACGCCTGCGTGGTGTGCCCCTGGCACGGCAGCACGTTCCGGCTCAACGGCGGAGAGGTGGTGCACGGGCCGTCCGCGAACGACCAGCAGGTCCTGCCGACCCGGGTGATCGACGGCGTCCTCCAGACCCGGCTGCCCTGA
- a CDS encoding SDR family NAD(P)-dependent oxidoreductase, protein MGARTFVVVGGTSGLGLAVARLLVEEHRVAVLGDRPEEVAAVAGELGCAGVVCDTSSYDQVREAFAEVIDRYDTVDGVAACASVWAGGDLVDLPPERIRRAVEVNALGTTYVFREALQHLRRQGFGNLVYVGAMAVTRPRPGIPVYRATKSYGQSLVESLAEAQHSNQIKVMEVDPGPMPTRLQERVGDEFLDHVYALPEQVAPEVTRLLLLDPDDLYVSGERVLRADGRW, encoded by the coding sequence ATGGGCGCCAGAACCTTCGTGGTGGTCGGTGGCACCAGCGGGCTCGGCCTGGCGGTGGCCCGCCTGCTCGTTGAGGAGCACCGGGTGGCGGTGCTGGGCGACCGGCCGGAGGAGGTCGCCGCGGTGGCCGGCGAGCTGGGCTGCGCGGGCGTGGTGTGCGACACGTCCTCGTACGACCAGGTGCGGGAGGCGTTCGCCGAGGTGATCGACCGGTATGACACGGTGGACGGGGTAGCGGCGTGCGCTTCGGTGTGGGCGGGCGGCGATCTGGTGGACCTGCCCCCGGAGCGCATCCGGCGGGCCGTGGAGGTCAATGCACTCGGCACGACGTACGTGTTCCGGGAGGCGCTGCAGCACCTGCGCCGGCAGGGGTTCGGCAACCTGGTGTACGTCGGGGCGATGGCGGTGACCAGACCCAGGCCCGGTATCCCGGTGTATCGGGCGACCAAGAGTTACGGCCAGAGCCTGGTGGAGTCGCTGGCGGAGGCGCAGCACAGCAACCAGATCAAGGTGATGGAGGTCGATCCGGGGCCGATGCCGACCCGGTTGCAGGAGCGGGTCGGTGACGAGTTCCTGGACCACGTCTACGCCCTGCCCGAGCAGGTAGCCCCGGAGGTGACCCGGCTGCTGCTGCTCGATCCGGACGACCTGTACGTCTCGGGGGAGCGGGTGCTGCGGGCGGACGGGCGGTGGTAA
- a CDS encoding PP2C family protein-serine/threonine phosphatase → MTLILRSALLNDVGLVRTNNEDSALAGDRLLAVADGMGGLPAGEVASEIVIRILDELTPPTVPDEAADALRAVVSTANQRIRAAITVDPARDGMGTTLTAALLAGDTLVLAQVGDSRCYLLRDGGLAQLTRDDTFVQALVDQGALSPDQARHHPQRSLVTRAVQGLDAPPAIGTLTVLAGDRLLLCSDGLSDYVDDAAIAAALGTYGDRQQCCEHLVKLAHQAGAPDNVTVVVCDLTEV, encoded by the coding sequence ATGACGCTCATCCTCCGCTCGGCCCTCCTCAACGACGTCGGCCTCGTCCGGACCAACAACGAGGACTCCGCCCTCGCCGGTGACCGCCTGCTGGCGGTGGCCGACGGCATGGGCGGGCTGCCCGCCGGCGAGGTGGCGAGCGAGATCGTCATCCGCATCCTGGACGAGCTGACCCCGCCTACCGTCCCCGACGAGGCCGCGGACGCGCTGCGCGCTGTGGTGAGCACCGCCAACCAGCGGATCCGCGCGGCCATCACGGTGGACCCGGCCCGCGACGGCATGGGTACGACGCTGACCGCCGCACTGCTCGCCGGCGACACCCTGGTCCTCGCCCAGGTCGGCGACTCCCGCTGCTACCTGCTACGGGACGGCGGGCTGGCCCAGCTCACCCGGGACGACACCTTCGTCCAGGCGCTGGTCGACCAGGGCGCGCTCTCCCCCGACCAGGCCCGGCACCACCCGCAGCGGTCGCTGGTGACCCGGGCCGTGCAGGGCTTGGACGCGCCGCCGGCGATCGGGACGCTCACCGTCCTCGCCGGCGACCGGCTGCTGCTCTGCAGCGACGGCCTTTCCGACTACGTCGACGACGCGGCGATCGCCGCCGCGCTCGGCACCTACGGCGACCGGCAGCAGTGCTGCGAGCATCTGGTCAAGCTCGCCCACCAGGCCGGCGCGCCGGACAACGTCACCGTCGTGGTCTGCGACCTCACCGAGGTCTGA
- a CDS encoding NAD-dependent epimerase/dehydratase family protein — MRIVIVGATGNVGTALLRRLRQEPGPELVGVARRLPGPDAGEPYDRVEWHSCDIGAPGAADRLAAIFAGARAVVHLAWQIQPSHDQHTLHRTNVGGSRAVIDAVVRAGVPALVYASSVGTYASGPKDHPISERWPATGVPGSSYSRDKAEVEAMLDTVDRDHPQLRVVRLRPGLTFQREAGTEITRYFLGPLAPVRLLRFGRIPLVPAHRRLRMQAVHADDVADAYARAVLGEARGAFNIAADPVLTPELVARHFHGWTVPVAAPVLRVAAALTWRARLQPVDAGWVELALNAPLMSSDRAETELGWTPRIDALTALKELFAGMAHRVGTDAPPMSADADLPGRPAALRKARTPGHGNPY, encoded by the coding sequence ATGCGGATCGTGATCGTGGGAGCCACCGGCAACGTGGGGACCGCGCTGCTGCGTCGGCTGCGCCAGGAGCCGGGGCCGGAGCTGGTCGGGGTGGCCCGTCGGCTGCCCGGCCCGGACGCCGGTGAGCCGTACGACCGGGTGGAGTGGCACTCCTGCGACATCGGGGCGCCCGGCGCGGCCGACAGGCTGGCCGCGATCTTCGCCGGCGCGCGGGCGGTGGTCCACCTGGCCTGGCAGATTCAGCCCAGCCACGACCAGCACACCCTGCACCGGACCAACGTCGGCGGCAGCCGCGCCGTGATCGACGCGGTCGTCCGGGCCGGCGTGCCGGCCCTGGTGTACGCCTCGTCGGTCGGCACGTACGCGTCCGGCCCGAAGGACCACCCGATCAGCGAGCGCTGGCCGGCGACCGGGGTGCCCGGGTCGTCGTACAGCCGGGACAAGGCCGAGGTGGAGGCGATGCTCGACACGGTCGACCGCGACCACCCGCAACTGCGGGTGGTCCGGCTGCGGCCGGGCCTGACCTTCCAGCGCGAGGCCGGCACGGAGATCACCCGTTACTTCCTCGGGCCGCTGGCCCCGGTCCGGCTGCTCCGCTTCGGCCGGATCCCGTTGGTCCCCGCCCACCGCCGGTTACGGATGCAGGCGGTGCACGCCGACGATGTCGCCGACGCGTACGCGAGGGCGGTGCTGGGTGAGGCTCGAGGCGCCTTCAACATCGCCGCGGACCCGGTGCTGACCCCGGAGTTGGTCGCCCGGCACTTCCACGGCTGGACGGTGCCGGTGGCCGCCCCGGTGCTGCGCGTCGCGGCGGCGCTCACCTGGCGGGCGCGGCTGCAACCGGTCGACGCCGGCTGGGTGGAGCTCGCCCTGAACGCGCCGCTGATGTCCAGCGACCGAGCCGAGACCGAGCTTGGCTGGACGCCGAGGATCGACGCGCTGACCGCCCTCAAGGAACTCTTCGCCGGCATGGCACATCGGGTCGGCACCGACGCCCCACCCATGTCGGCCGACGCCGACCTGCCTGGCCGCCCCGCGGCGCTCCGGAAAGCCCGCACCCCCGGTCACGGCAACCCCTACTGA
- a CDS encoding phosphatase PAP2 family protein: protein MTDTVMTGVPDISADWYHDIVEFADGTPQPVQGFAAHFTEGAILLLGVLLALAAVTRLLGGDVRARALALAAPVSVLLAYGGSEGLKSLVAEERPCRSPADLVIVAGHCPPVGDWSFPSNHATIAGALAGATLLLHRRIGLIAAPLAVLAALSRTFIGVHYPHDVAAGLLLGVLVTTLITPLAARPTAEMLRWWVRRSARPVVDARGPARR, encoded by the coding sequence ATGACTGACACCGTTATGACCGGCGTTCCCGACATCAGCGCCGACTGGTACCACGACATCGTCGAGTTCGCCGACGGCACCCCGCAACCGGTGCAGGGGTTCGCCGCGCACTTCACCGAGGGCGCGATCCTGCTGCTCGGTGTGCTGCTGGCGCTGGCCGCCGTGACGCGGCTGCTCGGCGGCGACGTCCGCGCCCGGGCACTCGCCCTGGCCGCGCCGGTGTCGGTTCTGCTCGCGTACGGTGGCAGCGAGGGGCTCAAGAGCCTGGTGGCCGAGGAACGCCCCTGCCGCAGCCCGGCCGACCTGGTGATCGTCGCCGGCCACTGCCCCCCGGTGGGCGACTGGTCCTTCCCCAGCAACCACGCCACGATCGCCGGGGCGCTGGCCGGCGCGACGCTGCTGCTGCACCGCCGGATCGGGCTGATCGCCGCGCCGTTGGCCGTGCTCGCCGCGCTCTCCCGCACCTTCATCGGCGTGCACTACCCGCACGACGTGGCCGCCGGTCTGCTCCTGGGAGTGCTGGTCACCACCCTGATCACCCCGCTGGCGGCCCGCCCCACCGCCGAGATGCTCCGGTGGTGGGTCCGCCGGTCGGCCCGCCCGGTGGTCGACGCCCGCGGCCCCGCCCGCCGCTGA
- a CDS encoding SigE family RNA polymerase sigma factor, with the protein MRADLEQEYVEYVTARLAALRRIACQLTGDAHRGDDLVQTAVTRIYVNWRRARAADNLDAYVRTVLVRVFLDERRRLWSRVRLVDTPPERVPAPPDDAVEDRALLRAALAQVPPRQRAVLVLRFLDDRPVDEVAAILGCTAGTVKSQTSQGLAQLRRLLGTASYAITGEGK; encoded by the coding sequence ATGCGGGCGGACCTGGAGCAGGAGTACGTCGAGTACGTCACCGCGCGGCTGGCGGCGCTGCGCCGGATCGCCTGCCAGCTCACCGGGGACGCGCACCGCGGCGACGATCTGGTCCAGACCGCGGTCACCCGGATCTACGTCAACTGGCGCCGGGCCCGCGCCGCCGACAACCTCGACGCGTACGTCCGGACGGTGCTGGTCCGGGTCTTCCTCGACGAGAGGCGCCGGCTCTGGTCCCGGGTACGCCTGGTGGACACCCCGCCCGAGCGGGTGCCCGCGCCACCCGACGACGCCGTCGAGGACCGAGCACTGCTGCGCGCCGCGCTCGCTCAGGTGCCGCCTCGGCAACGGGCCGTGCTGGTGCTCCGCTTCCTCGACGATCGGCCCGTCGACGAGGTGGCGGCGATCCTCGGCTGCACCGCCGGCACCGTCAAGAGCCAGACCTCGCAGGGTCTGGCCCAGCTGCGCCGCCTGCTCGGTACCGCCTCCTACGCGATCACCGGAGAGGGGAAGTGA
- a CDS encoding SdrD B-like domain-containing protein: MTGSSTLARARRAALATLAVATSLGTLLPGGVASAAPSPADLVVGLATDPTEVGPAGDIVRLDVSVRNAGGAEAADTTVKITLPDNATMGYGELATGWTCDADALKCKYGDLAANVAAPTLYLYVTLPAGEHDQKATITATAGTQSHESSTANNTGTTAVRYVVQPDLNFEFRPELTEISYLGGMGARAFIQAVSTNVGTVAAPDVTFRFTPPAGARMDPAEAELYGWKCDASSPTWVCTGPGGVEVGQSEYLNLSVYFPAGTVGDTLTMAGSVSTTATERSLTNNGGETAFRYVVPRPADIVVAWVSVVPNYQVKANEQFDVYVEMDNIGGSPAENVKVRVPLAPTVQMASLDPEFPGWTCAVVDETADRAVECAREGAYDISQPYNRLRLRMTAGPGTPDGPLTFTATASTTSTEETTENNTAQGSTVYVAEGIMTGHAWIDTDRDGQRDADEPGAYGKIGRIEFVLEGTRPSWDVPTASLNENGIYSTRLKPGRYVANVYLQDGVPYSFTTPDVGDDATDSDIVGSTGGYYNRGWSAVVEVKDAEQTFVDIGLVPTV, from the coding sequence ATGACCGGTTCATCCACACTCGCGCGGGCGCGTCGCGCCGCGCTCGCCACCCTCGCGGTTGCGACCTCGCTCGGCACGCTTCTTCCCGGTGGTGTCGCCTCCGCCGCTCCCAGCCCCGCCGACCTGGTGGTCGGCCTGGCCACCGACCCAACCGAGGTCGGCCCGGCGGGCGACATCGTCCGGTTGGACGTCTCGGTACGCAACGCGGGGGGCGCCGAGGCCGCCGACACCACCGTGAAGATCACGTTGCCGGACAACGCCACCATGGGCTACGGCGAGCTGGCCACCGGCTGGACCTGCGACGCCGACGCCCTCAAGTGCAAGTACGGCGACCTCGCTGCCAATGTCGCCGCTCCCACGCTGTACCTGTACGTCACGCTGCCGGCCGGCGAGCACGACCAGAAGGCGACGATCACGGCGACCGCCGGCACCCAGAGCCACGAGTCGTCGACGGCGAACAACACCGGCACGACCGCGGTCCGCTACGTCGTCCAGCCGGACCTCAACTTCGAGTTCCGGCCTGAGCTGACCGAGATCTCGTACCTGGGCGGCATGGGCGCGCGAGCCTTCATCCAGGCGGTGTCCACCAACGTCGGCACGGTGGCCGCGCCGGATGTCACCTTCCGCTTCACCCCGCCGGCGGGGGCCCGGATGGACCCGGCCGAGGCCGAGCTCTATGGCTGGAAGTGCGATGCGTCGTCCCCGACCTGGGTCTGCACCGGGCCCGGCGGGGTCGAGGTCGGGCAGAGCGAGTACCTGAACCTGTCGGTCTACTTCCCGGCCGGCACGGTGGGCGACACCCTGACCATGGCCGGGTCGGTCTCGACCACCGCGACTGAGCGGTCGCTGACCAACAACGGCGGTGAGACCGCGTTCCGGTACGTCGTGCCCCGCCCGGCGGACATCGTCGTGGCCTGGGTGTCCGTCGTCCCCAACTACCAGGTCAAAGCGAACGAGCAGTTCGACGTGTACGTCGAAATGGACAACATCGGCGGCAGCCCGGCCGAGAACGTGAAGGTCCGGGTGCCGCTGGCCCCGACCGTGCAGATGGCGTCCCTCGACCCCGAGTTCCCCGGATGGACCTGCGCCGTGGTGGACGAGACCGCGGACCGGGCCGTCGAGTGTGCCCGCGAGGGCGCGTACGACATCTCCCAGCCGTACAACCGGCTGCGGCTGCGGATGACGGCTGGCCCGGGCACCCCGGACGGTCCGCTGACCTTCACCGCCACCGCCTCCACCACGAGCACGGAGGAGACCACCGAGAACAACACCGCCCAGGGCAGCACCGTCTACGTCGCCGAGGGCATCATGACCGGCCACGCCTGGATCGACACCGACCGCGACGGCCAGCGCGACGCGGACGAGCCGGGCGCGTACGGGAAGATCGGCAGGATCGAGTTCGTGCTGGAGGGCACCCGACCGAGCTGGGACGTTCCGACGGCTAGCCTCAACGAGAATGGCATCTACTCCACCCGCCTGAAGCCCGGCCGGTACGTGGCGAACGTCTACCTGCAGGACGGGGTGCCGTACAGCTTCACGACCCCGGACGTCGGCGATGACGCCACCGACTCGGACATCGTCGGCAGCACCGGCGGCTACTACAACCGGGGCTGGAGCGCGGTGGTCGAGGTGAAGGACGCCGAGCAGACGTTCGTCGACATCGGCCTCGTCCCGACCGTGTAG
- a CDS encoding YkgB family protein, producing the protein MGTRHASADGLASVGFSVLRSALATNILWIGALKFKQYEVENDEPLVTSSPLFSRFRQKLGAQKLNRLIGVTEITIGSLIAAKPLAPRASAIGSFGAVGMFLTTLSFLATTPEARQEGQGMLSLSQLGQFLLKDTVLLGAALLTAVESLHAARHR; encoded by the coding sequence ATGGGCACACGACACGCCTCGGCAGATGGCCTCGCTTCCGTAGGCTTCTCGGTCCTACGCTCCGCACTGGCGACGAACATATTGTGGATCGGTGCGCTCAAGTTCAAGCAGTACGAAGTCGAAAACGACGAGCCCCTGGTCACCTCGAGTCCGCTGTTCTCGCGATTCCGCCAGAAGCTGGGCGCACAAAAGCTCAACCGACTCATCGGGGTCACGGAGATCACCATCGGCTCTCTGATCGCCGCGAAGCCGCTTGCGCCCAGAGCGTCGGCGATCGGTAGCTTCGGGGCGGTGGGGATGTTCCTCACCACGCTCAGCTTCCTGGCCACGACGCCCGAGGCTCGGCAGGAAGGGCAGGGGATGTTGAGCCTTTCCCAACTGGGGCAGTTCCTGTTGAAGGACACCGTGCTCCTCGGTGCCGCTCTCCTGACAGCCGTCGAGTCGCTGCACGCGGCCCGCCACCGATAA